In Streptomyces sp. NBC_01408, one DNA window encodes the following:
- a CDS encoding aldo/keto reductase yields the protein MERRSIGAGALAVGAVGLGCMPMSWGYAPSRRRGHESLAAVHAALDLGSNLLDTADLYGPYTNELLLGRVLHERRSEAFVSAKVGLRAGDQHVVADGRPGYIRRACDASLRRLRTDVIDLYQLHRVDPDVPVEETWGAMAELVGAGKVRALGFCALGAGAGPGTGRRGDLAYGTTVRHLERAQQVFPVSAVQAELSVWSPQAAWQLLPWCAARGVGFLAAMPLGSGFLTGTLTPGQGFESQDVRARHPRFTADAMASNQVLVAGLRRVALGHGPEVTAAQVALAWVLAQGPQVVPVPGADRAHWAAENARAAEVRLTAGDLAEIAALPAAVGAWD from the coding sequence GTGGAGCGCAGGTCGATCGGGGCGGGGGCGCTGGCGGTGGGCGCCGTCGGGCTCGGCTGCATGCCGATGAGCTGGGGGTACGCGCCTTCGCGCAGGCGGGGCCACGAATCGCTGGCCGCGGTGCACGCGGCGCTGGACCTGGGGTCGAACCTCCTGGACACGGCCGATCTGTACGGGCCCTACACCAATGAGCTGCTGCTCGGCCGGGTGCTGCACGAGCGGCGCTCCGAGGCGTTCGTCTCGGCCAAGGTCGGGCTGCGGGCCGGCGACCAGCACGTGGTGGCCGACGGGCGGCCGGGGTACATACGGCGGGCCTGCGACGCCTCGCTGCGGCGGCTGCGGACGGACGTCATAGACCTCTACCAGCTGCACCGGGTCGATCCTGACGTGCCGGTGGAGGAGACCTGGGGTGCCATGGCCGAACTGGTGGGCGCGGGCAAGGTGCGGGCGCTCGGGTTCTGCGCGCTGGGCGCGGGTGCCGGACCGGGTACGGGGCGGCGCGGGGACCTGGCGTACGGGACAACCGTGCGGCACCTGGAGCGGGCGCAGCAGGTGTTCCCGGTGAGCGCGGTGCAGGCGGAGCTGTCGGTGTGGTCGCCGCAGGCCGCCTGGCAGTTGCTGCCGTGGTGTGCGGCGCGGGGGGTGGGGTTCCTGGCGGCGATGCCGCTGGGCAGCGGGTTCCTGACCGGGACGCTCACGCCGGGTCAGGGCTTCGAGTCGCAGGACGTGCGGGCGCGGCACCCCCGGTTCACGGCGGATGCGATGGCGTCGAACCAGGTGCTGGTGGCGGGGCTGCGGCGGGTGGCGCTGGGGCACGGCCCCGAGGTCACGGCGGCGCAGGTGGCGCTGGCCTGGGTGCTGGCGCAGGGGCCGCAGGTGGTGCCGGTGCCGGGGGCCGACCGGGCGCACTGGGCGGCGGAGAACGCGCGGGCGGCCGAGGTGCGGCTGACGGCCGGGGACCTCGCCGAGATAGCCGCGCTCCCGGCGGCGGTGGGAGCCTGGGACTGA
- a CDS encoding bifunctional diguanylate cyclase/phosphodiesterase has translation MQLLLAVVSGGYAVGAALNWGSEEVAEIMGDFGLSAAGLLAAVSCYSYARAIDSRERPAWLLFAFSSLMGACGNAVWGWYEVILGEEVPKPSVADFAFLCFAPPAIVGLLVLAKRPVTRAGWVCLGLDSWLIGGSLLTLSWSLALAHAAQTAQSGAPGSVPRAALSLAYPLLDIALVSMVLVLHFRRSETNRSAVNTAIAALALTVLSDALFTSPLLSAGYQSGQLLDAGWFAGSLLLAYAPWGARRMHPGPEPAVHPRGERLHSRPITGSLPALTPYLAAAVCTLGILYNVVDGRKVDRMVVFTGCTVVLALVIRQGIMLLDNIALTQELAQKENHFRSLVQGSSDVIMIAAPTGTLRYVSPAAAGVYGREAEELVGTELATLIHPDDLGRVVHEVRRFLAAPPAEEPTTRIECRFKSGGGEWLNVESTVNRHQGGLILNSRDVTERVRLQAQLQHSAEHDPLTDLPNRALFTRRVRQALTGRRAGDHSTAVLFIDLDGFKAVNDTIGHQAGDELLIEAARRLQDSVRAGDTAARLGGDEFAALILGDGSRDRSAREYQVHEIADRLRTTLSQPYRIAGSEVRVAASIGVAFADPGITPSDLMRNADLAMYRAKAGGKDRVEMYAPQMQAEVVRRAELAGRLRTALHEGEFALLHQPVVSLATGEISAVVAQARWRSAQGILFTPAEFLRVAEYSEGGASAAAGADASRAAELGRWLLEEAVEEAADRHRAGHDVPVAVRMTAQRLLDRAMPVGAVEALLTRHGLPSGALILELAVSDPRVPFEDLERRLAALHRLGVSIALDGFGSGYAAISALRRLPVDMLKLDRGLVEGVVESARLHKITAGLLRIANDLGMQSVADGVDLPEQVMALRAMGCTHGQGAAFSGPLDEYRLRRALVRGTFPVPGGAGQPALAGGSTGGSMVIRRGSHNETPVPPT, from the coding sequence ATGCAGCTGCTCCTCGCGGTGGTCAGCGGCGGGTACGCGGTCGGCGCCGCCCTCAACTGGGGGTCGGAGGAAGTCGCTGAGATCATGGGCGACTTCGGACTCAGCGCGGCAGGGCTGCTCGCCGCCGTCTCCTGCTACTCCTACGCGCGGGCGATCGACAGCCGCGAACGCCCCGCATGGCTGCTCTTCGCCTTCTCCTCGCTCATGGGCGCCTGCGGCAACGCGGTCTGGGGCTGGTACGAGGTGATCCTCGGCGAGGAGGTGCCCAAACCCTCGGTCGCCGACTTCGCCTTCCTCTGCTTCGCACCGCCCGCCATCGTGGGCCTGCTCGTCCTCGCGAAGCGGCCGGTCACCCGAGCCGGCTGGGTGTGCCTGGGCCTCGACTCCTGGCTCATCGGCGGCTCCCTGCTCACCCTGTCCTGGAGCCTGGCCCTCGCACACGCCGCGCAGACCGCCCAGTCCGGCGCCCCCGGCAGCGTTCCGCGCGCCGCCCTCTCGCTCGCCTACCCGCTGCTGGACATCGCGCTCGTCTCGATGGTCCTGGTCCTGCACTTCCGGCGATCCGAGACCAACCGCTCCGCCGTCAACACCGCCATCGCGGCGCTCGCTCTGACCGTGCTCAGCGACGCCCTGTTCACCTCGCCCCTGCTGAGCGCCGGGTACCAGTCCGGCCAGCTGCTCGACGCGGGCTGGTTCGCTGGCTCGCTGCTCCTGGCCTACGCGCCCTGGGGTGCCCGGCGCATGCACCCGGGCCCGGAACCGGCCGTCCATCCGCGTGGGGAGCGGCTGCACAGCCGCCCCATCACCGGCTCGCTGCCCGCCCTCACCCCGTACCTCGCGGCCGCCGTCTGCACCCTCGGCATTCTGTACAACGTCGTCGACGGCCGGAAGGTCGACCGGATGGTCGTCTTCACCGGCTGCACGGTCGTGCTCGCCCTCGTCATCCGGCAGGGCATCATGCTCCTCGACAACATCGCCCTGACCCAGGAACTGGCCCAGAAGGAGAACCACTTCCGCTCCCTGGTCCAGGGGTCCAGCGATGTGATCATGATCGCCGCCCCCACCGGCACCCTGCGCTACGTCAGCCCCGCTGCCGCCGGGGTCTACGGGCGCGAGGCGGAGGAGCTGGTCGGCACCGAGCTCGCCACCCTGATCCACCCCGACGACCTCGGCCGCGTGGTCCACGAGGTACGCCGCTTCCTCGCCGCGCCGCCCGCGGAGGAGCCCACCACCCGCATCGAGTGCCGCTTCAAGTCGGGCGGCGGCGAATGGCTCAACGTGGAGTCCACCGTCAACCGGCACCAGGGCGGGCTCATCCTCAACAGCCGGGACGTCACCGAGCGGGTCCGGCTCCAGGCGCAGCTCCAGCACAGCGCCGAGCACGATCCGCTGACCGACCTGCCCAACCGGGCCCTGTTCACCCGCCGCGTCCGCCAGGCCCTCACCGGCCGCCGGGCGGGCGACCACAGCACCGCCGTGCTCTTCATCGACCTCGACGGCTTCAAGGCGGTCAACGACACCATCGGCCACCAGGCCGGCGACGAGCTGCTCATCGAGGCCGCGCGCCGGCTCCAGGACTCCGTCCGGGCCGGGGACACAGCGGCCCGCCTCGGCGGTGACGAGTTCGCCGCGCTGATCCTGGGCGACGGCAGCCGGGACCGCAGCGCCCGCGAGTACCAGGTGCACGAGATCGCCGACCGGCTGCGCACCACCCTCTCCCAGCCGTACCGGATCGCGGGCAGCGAGGTCCGGGTCGCGGCCAGCATCGGTGTGGCCTTCGCCGACCCCGGCATCACCCCATCGGACCTGATGCGCAACGCGGATCTCGCGATGTACCGGGCCAAGGCGGGCGGCAAGGACCGCGTAGAGATGTACGCGCCGCAGATGCAGGCCGAGGTGGTCCGCAGGGCCGAGCTGGCGGGGCGGCTGCGGACCGCCCTCCACGAGGGAGAGTTCGCCCTGCTGCACCAGCCGGTGGTCTCGCTGGCCACCGGGGAGATCTCGGCCGTGGTCGCGCAGGCCCGCTGGCGTTCGGCCCAGGGGATCCTCTTCACGCCCGCCGAGTTCCTCCGGGTCGCCGAGTACAGCGAGGGCGGTGCCTCCGCCGCCGCGGGGGCGGACGCCTCGCGCGCCGCCGAGCTGGGGCGCTGGCTGCTGGAGGAGGCCGTGGAGGAGGCCGCCGACCGGCACCGGGCCGGGCACGACGTACCCGTGGCCGTGCGGATGACCGCCCAGCGGCTCCTGGACCGCGCCATGCCCGTGGGCGCGGTGGAAGCCCTGCTGACCAGGCACGGGCTGCCCTCCGGCGCCCTGATCCTCGAGCTGGCCGTCTCCGACCCCAGAGTGCCCTTCGAGGACCTGGAGCGCCGCCTCGCGGCCCTGCACCGGCTGGGCGTGTCAATCGCCCTGGACGGTTTCGGCAGCGGCTACGCGGCCATCAGCGCCCTGCGCCGCCTCCCGGTCGACATGCTCAAGCTCGACCGGGGCCTGGTGGAGGGGGTCGTCGAGTCCGCCCGCCTCCACAAGATCACGGCAGGCCTGTTGCGGATCGCGAACGACCTCGGCATGCAGTCGGTGGCCGACGGGGTCGACCTCCCGGAGCAGGTCATGGCGCTGCGGGCGATGGGATGCACCCACGGGCAGGGAGCGGCATTTTCTGGCCCCCTTGACGAGTACAGGCTGCGGCGGGCGCTGGTGCGGGGTACGTTCCCAGTACCGGGTGGAGCAGGCCAGCCGGCCTTGGCCGGAGGCTCCACCGGTGGCTCGATGGTCATCCGTAGGGGCTCACATAATGAGACGCCCGTCCCACCTACTTGA
- a CDS encoding DUF6191 domain-containing protein yields MFNLIEELFNPGRKHTDEEKKRLELSRVDLNDGDPGRGPIDLESGKVVIRVDEQPPDSG; encoded by the coding sequence TTGTTCAACCTGATCGAGGAGCTTTTCAACCCGGGACGCAAGCACACGGACGAGGAGAAGAAGCGGCTGGAGTTGTCCCGGGTCGACCTGAATGACGGGGACCCGGGACGGGGTCCGATAGACCTGGAGTCCGGCAAGGTGGTCATACGCGTGGACGAGCAGCCTCCGGACTCCGGCTGA
- a CDS encoding 2-hydroxyacid dehydrogenase gives MTAKTPDVWLPFPAEEVDGLPDSFRYRQWDGEEDFPADPADCVFYVTPYMKSPEVTVRPLAAMPAVQVVQTLTAGIDHVLGGLGHLRPGVRLCNAAGVHTASTAELALALTLASLRGIPGMVRGQDREEWHGGFYEALADKSVLIVGYGSIGAAIEDRLVPFECGPVTRVARSARTTARGAVHALADLPRLLPRADVVILSTPLTEDTRGLAGAGFLSRMKDGALLVNVARGPVVDTKSLLAEVESGRLRAALDVTDPEPLPAGHPLWHAPNVLITPHVGGSSSAFEPRAKRLLARQLTRFAAGEPMENTVLIAE, from the coding sequence ATGACTGCAAAGACCCCGGACGTCTGGCTCCCCTTCCCCGCCGAAGAGGTCGACGGCCTCCCCGACTCCTTCCGGTACCGCCAGTGGGACGGCGAGGAGGACTTCCCGGCCGATCCGGCCGACTGCGTCTTCTACGTGACCCCCTACATGAAGTCCCCCGAGGTCACCGTGCGGCCGCTGGCCGCGATGCCCGCCGTCCAGGTCGTCCAGACCCTCACCGCCGGCATCGACCACGTCCTCGGCGGCCTCGGCCACCTGCGCCCCGGCGTTCGGCTGTGCAACGCCGCCGGGGTTCACACCGCCAGCACCGCCGAACTGGCCCTCGCCCTGACGCTGGCCTCGCTGCGCGGCATCCCCGGCATGGTCCGCGGACAGGACCGCGAGGAGTGGCACGGCGGCTTCTACGAGGCCCTCGCCGACAAGTCCGTCCTGATCGTCGGCTACGGATCGATCGGAGCCGCCATCGAGGACCGGCTGGTGCCCTTCGAGTGCGGGCCCGTCACGAGGGTCGCACGGTCGGCGCGCACCACCGCGCGCGGGGCGGTGCACGCCCTCGCCGACCTGCCCCGACTCCTGCCGCGGGCCGATGTGGTGATCCTGTCCACCCCGCTCACCGAAGACACCCGCGGACTGGCAGGCGCCGGCTTCCTGAGTCGTATGAAGGACGGCGCCCTGCTCGTGAACGTCGCGCGGGGACCCGTGGTCGACACCAAGTCCCTGCTGGCGGAGGTGGAGTCCGGCCGGCTGCGCGCCGCGCTCGACGTCACCGACCCGGAACCGCTCCCCGCCGGCCACCCGCTCTGGCACGCTCCGAACGTCCTGATCACACCTCATGTGGGCGGGAGCAGCAGCGCGTTCGAGCCACGGGCCAAGCGCCTGCTGGCCCGCCAGCTGACCCGGTTCGCCGCCGGCGAACCCATGGAGAACACCGTACTGATCGCCGAGTGA
- a CDS encoding GNAT family N-acetyltransferase: protein MFSIDLADDAQMFPLEARHAEEFFAHIERGREFIGQYVGFPDRSPDLDSARALLAKYAVKAGEDGARFFGIRLDGTLVGGVLFPAFEAETGNCEIGCWLEPAAAGRGLVTKACRVLLDYAFGERGMHRVEWHAATGNKKSLAVAERLGMTREGVMRQNHLHRGVRQDTEIWAILAPEWSASRG, encoded by the coding sequence ATGTTCTCGATAGACCTCGCTGACGACGCCCAGATGTTCCCGCTGGAAGCCCGGCACGCGGAGGAGTTCTTCGCGCACATCGAACGCGGACGCGAATTCATCGGCCAGTACGTCGGCTTCCCGGACCGGTCCCCGGACCTCGACTCCGCCCGGGCCCTGCTGGCCAAGTACGCCGTGAAGGCCGGGGAGGACGGCGCTCGGTTCTTCGGCATCCGGCTCGACGGCACCCTGGTCGGCGGGGTCCTCTTCCCGGCGTTCGAGGCGGAGACCGGCAACTGCGAGATCGGCTGCTGGCTGGAGCCCGCCGCGGCCGGCCGCGGCCTGGTGACGAAGGCCTGCCGCGTCCTGCTCGACTACGCCTTCGGCGAGCGCGGCATGCACCGCGTCGAGTGGCACGCCGCCACCGGCAACAAGAAGAGCCTCGCCGTGGCCGAACGCCTCGGCATGACCCGCGAAGGCGTCATGCGGCAGAACCACCTCCACCGCGGCGTCCGCCAGGACACCGAGATCTGGGCGATCCTCGCCCCCGAATGGTCCGCCTCCCGCGGCTAG
- a CDS encoding sorbosone dehydrogenase family protein encodes MRYGRVFRAGYGAGTLGAGMPGAGTSAAGLSGPGRYEDVGTGTGAGRRRVLAAVALAGCGALLATGCSQAGGDALPGSSPPGTASPGAGSPAPSGSASASPGSVVPPAKGAVTVTGEVAKGLESPWGVAPLPGGDLLVASRDKGTISRVAVGSGAVTQIGEVPGVAPGGEGGLMGLALSPTFASDRLVYAYFTTESDNRIARMRYDEQRPAGQQLGAPDTVFRGIPKGLIHNGGRIAFGPDRMLYAGTGETGDTGLAQDKKSLGGKILRMTPDGDPVHGNPEADSVVYSYGHRNVQGLAWDKDKRLWAAEFGQKAWDELNLIEPGGNYGWPEAEGKAGKPGLRDPVAVWKTDEASPSGIAWAEGSVWMAGLRGDRLWRIPLAGTEPVAEPEAFLEGKYGRLRTVVALGGDRLLLVTSETDGRGSPEPGDDRILTLTVR; translated from the coding sequence ATGCGATACGGACGGGTTTTCCGTGCGGGGTACGGGGCCGGGACGCTGGGAGCCGGGATGCCGGGGGCCGGGACGTCGGCGGCCGGGTTGTCCGGGCCGGGACGGTACGAGGACGTCGGTACGGGTACCGGTGCGGGGCGTCGGCGGGTGCTGGCGGCCGTCGCCCTGGCCGGGTGCGGCGCCCTGCTGGCGACGGGGTGCTCCCAGGCCGGCGGTGACGCGCTCCCCGGCAGCTCACCACCGGGTACGGCGTCCCCGGGGGCCGGGTCACCGGCCCCTTCGGGGAGTGCGTCCGCGTCTCCCGGGTCGGTCGTCCCGCCCGCCAAGGGCGCGGTGACGGTCACCGGCGAGGTGGCCAAGGGGCTGGAGTCGCCCTGGGGCGTGGCACCGCTGCCCGGAGGGGACCTGCTGGTGGCCTCCCGGGACAAAGGGACGATCAGCCGGGTCGCGGTGGGGTCGGGCGCGGTGACACAGATCGGCGAGGTGCCCGGCGTGGCCCCGGGCGGCGAGGGCGGGCTGATGGGCCTGGCCCTGTCCCCCACCTTCGCCTCGGACCGTCTGGTGTACGCGTACTTCACCACCGAGTCCGACAACCGCATCGCGCGGATGCGCTATGACGAGCAGAGACCTGCCGGACAGCAACTGGGCGCGCCCGACACGGTGTTCCGGGGCATTCCCAAGGGCCTCATCCACAACGGCGGCCGGATCGCCTTCGGCCCGGACCGGATGCTCTACGCGGGCACGGGCGAGACCGGTGACACCGGGCTCGCGCAGGACAAGAAGTCGCTGGGCGGCAAGATCCTGCGCATGACCCCGGACGGGGACCCGGTCCACGGCAACCCGGAGGCGGACTCCGTCGTCTACTCCTACGGGCACCGCAATGTGCAGGGGCTCGCCTGGGACAAGGACAAGCGGCTGTGGGCGGCCGAGTTCGGCCAGAAGGCCTGGGACGAGCTGAATCTGATCGAGCCCGGCGGGAACTACGGCTGGCCGGAGGCCGAGGGGAAGGCGGGGAAGCCCGGCCTGCGGGACCCGGTGGCCGTGTGGAAGACGGATGAGGCCTCGCCCAGCGGGATCGCCTGGGCCGAGGGATCGGTGTGGATGGCGGGTCTGAGGGGCGACCGGCTGTGGCGGATCCCGTTGGCGGGGACCGAGCCGGTGGCGGAGCCGGAGGCCTTCCTGGAGGGGAAGTACGGCCGGCTGCGCACGGTGGTGGCCCTCGGCGGGGACAGATTGCTGCTGGTCACGAGCGAGACGGACGGACGCGGGTCGCCGGAACCGGGCGACGACAGGATCCTGACACTGACGGTGCGGTGA
- a CDS encoding AAA family ATPase — protein MLGGVETRSVSPVFVGRADELAALTDALTRAARQEPQALLIGGEAGVGKTRLTEEFLCEADRHGAVVAVGGCVEIGAEGLPFAPFSTALRTLHRQLPGELAAAAAGQEDELARILPELGDTPRGPHDEESTARLFELTARMLERLATDRTVVLVLEDLHWADTSTRHLLSYLFRTLASGRLVVVATYRADDVHRRHPLRPLLAELDRLRTVQRIELPRFNRAEVRRQLAGILASQPEEDFVDSVFDRSDGNAFFVEELVASRENGCRAGLTESLRDLLLVRVEVLPDAAQRVVRIVAEGGSTVEYPLLRAVAGLTEDELIEALRAAVGANILLATPDGDGYRFRHSLVREAVSDDLLPGERSRVNRRYAEAMEADDILIRAEERIIRLASYWYYANDPAKALPAVLAASVAARRRHAYSEQLRLLERAMDLWESAPEEVRESLRPADYTEVYPPCGCDPATTPLRRLDLLAEATVAARYGGERERALKITKMALRLLEEDPDPLRAAWFWTERSRLVSSLARGDGWEEIAKAQELVRGLPPSQVHAEVLVRAASWGMLHNPGRGSLAAAERAVEYARMLGAEDIELNARITAGALLTDAGDAEGGLSEMHAVKDRATALGLTVLAGRAHINLTSQLESMGRSREAVELAEQGAELVGKSRLFDTEAWLRGNLADSLYSLGRWDEAAEAARRTLLVGQSASPRGSASARIAYLALARGELAEAAQQLTAAHAHFGTHETQPQHRLPLFRLAVGVAAGEGRIADVRTEIAKAVAFGFALGQHRYAWPLLLAAASAEADARGLPAAEAGREAALDLLRTAARPLATPVPVWTAHSEFLRAELLRAEARDTVADWTAVEEAIRPLERPYLLARARYRLAEALLAAGADRESAAALLREAHATADRLGARRLREDLALLAQRARLPLAAADEPPAPPVPGTDPAEALGLTSRERDVLRLVAAGNTNRQIAGELFISPKTASVHVSNILAKLGVSGRGEAAALAHRLRLFAPAAPVSRSPEAARPRV, from the coding sequence ATGCTCGGCGGCGTGGAAACCAGATCTGTCAGCCCGGTGTTCGTCGGCCGAGCCGACGAACTGGCCGCACTCACCGACGCCCTGACACGCGCCGCCCGCCAGGAGCCGCAGGCCCTGCTCATCGGGGGAGAGGCCGGGGTCGGCAAGACCCGCCTCACCGAGGAGTTCCTCTGTGAGGCGGACCGTCACGGCGCCGTGGTCGCGGTCGGAGGATGTGTGGAGATCGGGGCGGAGGGACTTCCCTTCGCCCCGTTCTCGACGGCCCTGCGCACCCTGCACCGTCAGCTCCCCGGGGAACTGGCCGCCGCGGCCGCGGGCCAGGAGGACGAACTCGCCCGGATCCTCCCCGAACTCGGCGACACCCCGCGCGGACCGCACGACGAGGAGAGCACCGCCCGGCTCTTCGAACTGACGGCCCGCATGCTCGAACGGCTCGCCACCGACCGGACCGTCGTCCTCGTCCTGGAAGACCTGCACTGGGCGGACACCTCCACCCGCCACCTGCTCTCCTATCTCTTCCGCACCCTCGCCAGCGGCCGGCTCGTCGTCGTCGCCACCTACCGCGCGGACGACGTCCACCGCCGCCACCCCCTGCGCCCGCTGCTCGCCGAACTGGACCGGCTGCGCACCGTCCAGCGCATCGAACTGCCCCGCTTCAACCGGGCCGAAGTGCGCCGCCAGCTCGCGGGCATCCTCGCCTCGCAGCCCGAAGAAGACTTCGTGGACTCCGTCTTCGACCGCTCCGACGGCAACGCCTTCTTCGTCGAGGAACTCGTCGCCTCCCGGGAGAACGGCTGCCGCGCCGGCCTCACCGAGTCCCTGCGCGACCTGCTCCTCGTCCGCGTCGAGGTCCTCCCCGACGCGGCCCAGCGCGTGGTGCGGATCGTCGCCGAGGGCGGCTCCACCGTGGAGTACCCCCTCCTGCGCGCCGTCGCCGGGCTGACCGAGGACGAGCTGATCGAAGCCCTGAGGGCCGCAGTGGGGGCCAACATCCTGCTCGCGACCCCGGACGGCGACGGATACCGCTTCCGCCACTCGCTGGTCCGCGAGGCCGTCAGCGACGACCTGCTGCCCGGCGAGCGCTCCCGCGTCAACCGCCGTTACGCCGAAGCCATGGAGGCCGACGACATCCTGATCCGCGCCGAGGAGCGGATCATCCGGCTGGCCAGCTACTGGTACTACGCCAACGACCCTGCCAAGGCGTTGCCCGCCGTGCTCGCGGCCTCCGTGGCCGCCCGCCGCCGACACGCCTACTCCGAGCAACTGCGGCTGCTGGAGCGGGCCATGGACCTGTGGGAGAGCGCCCCGGAGGAGGTCCGCGAGTCGCTGCGCCCGGCGGACTACACCGAGGTGTACCCGCCGTGCGGCTGCGACCCGGCCACCACCCCGCTGAGGCGGCTCGACCTGCTCGCCGAGGCCACGGTGGCCGCCCGCTACGGAGGGGAGCGCGAGCGCGCCCTGAAGATTACCAAGATGGCGCTGCGGCTGCTGGAGGAGGACCCGGACCCGCTGCGGGCCGCCTGGTTCTGGACCGAACGCTCCCGGCTCGTCTCCAGCCTGGCCCGCGGCGACGGCTGGGAGGAGATCGCCAAGGCGCAGGAGCTCGTCCGCGGGCTGCCCCCGTCCCAGGTGCACGCCGAGGTCCTGGTCCGGGCCGCGAGCTGGGGAATGCTCCACAACCCGGGCCGCGGGAGCCTCGCCGCCGCCGAACGCGCCGTCGAGTACGCGCGGATGCTCGGCGCCGAGGACATCGAGCTCAACGCCCGGATAACGGCCGGCGCACTGCTCACCGACGCGGGCGACGCCGAGGGCGGACTCAGCGAGATGCACGCGGTCAAGGACCGGGCCACCGCACTCGGACTCACGGTGCTGGCGGGACGTGCTCATATCAACCTCACCTCTCAGTTGGAAAGCATGGGCCGCTCACGGGAAGCCGTGGAGCTGGCCGAACAGGGCGCCGAACTCGTCGGCAAATCACGGTTGTTCGATACCGAGGCATGGCTGCGGGGCAACCTGGCGGATAGCCTGTACAGCCTCGGCCGCTGGGACGAGGCCGCCGAGGCGGCCCGGCGTACCCTGCTCGTCGGCCAGAGCGCGTCGCCCCGCGGCTCCGCCTCCGCCCGCATCGCGTACCTGGCCCTGGCCCGAGGCGAACTGGCCGAGGCCGCCCAGCAGCTCACGGCGGCCCACGCCCACTTCGGCACCCACGAGACACAGCCCCAGCACCGCCTGCCGCTCTTCCGCCTCGCGGTCGGCGTGGCCGCGGGGGAGGGGCGCATCGCCGACGTCCGCACCGAGATCGCCAAGGCCGTCGCCTTCGGGTTCGCCCTCGGGCAGCACCGCTATGCCTGGCCGCTGCTGCTGGCCGCCGCCTCCGCCGAGGCGGACGCCCGGGGACTGCCCGCTGCCGAAGCCGGCCGGGAAGCCGCCCTGGACCTGCTGCGCACCGCCGCCCGCCCGCTGGCCACCCCGGTACCGGTGTGGACCGCCCACTCCGAGTTCCTGCGGGCCGAGTTGCTCCGGGCCGAGGCCCGGGACACCGTCGCCGACTGGACCGCCGTGGAGGAGGCCATCCGCCCGCTGGAGCGCCCGTACCTGCTGGCCCGGGCCCGCTACCGGCTCGCGGAGGCCCTGCTGGCCGCCGGCGCCGACCGGGAGTCCGCGGCCGCCCTGCTCCGCGAGGCCCACGCCACCGCCGACCGCCTCGGCGCACGCCGGCTGCGCGAGGACCTGGCCCTGCTGGCGCAGCGTGCCCGGCTCCCCCTCGCCGCCGCCGACGAGCCCCCGGCCCCGCCCGTACCCGGGACCGACCCGGCCGAGGCGCTCGGCCTCACCAGCCGCGAGCGGGACGTGCTGCGCCTGGTCGCGGCCGGCAACACCAACCGACAGATCGCCGGGGAGCTCTTCATCTCCCCGAAGACCGCGAGCGTGCACGTCTCCAACATCCTGGCGAAGCTGGGTGTGTCCGGCCGCGGTGAGGCGGCCGCCCTCGCCCACCGGCTACGGCTCTTCGCCCCGGCCGCGCCCGTCAGCCGGAGTCCGGAGGCTGCTCGTCCACGCGTATGA